A genome region from Geobacter pickeringii includes the following:
- a CDS encoding prolipoprotein diacylglyceryl transferase family protein, producing the protein MTTLSFISIVALAIILYFWWGFTVLPDEQWQILATVPVAKAAPESWRGVNLTWYGLLTANAYAAAVAIFFILLGAIRVTPTGVAILAVALLLVCVPASRLVARIVEKKSHTFTVGGAVFVGIVIAPWLIPLVNRTAGVALGFYLPPLATLAAIAIAYSFGEGLGRMACISFGCCYGKPLQDAPSLLRRIFAGSCFIFSGGTKKIAYAHGLEGVRVLPVQAITAVLYAACGLFATVLFLEGKTAIAFITATAVTQAWRFLSETLRADYRGEGRISPYQIMGVLGILYAGVGAFLLRGESARGADLTAALSALWDPAMILFLQALWLAIFCYTGRSTVTGATLTFHVHRERV; encoded by the coding sequence ATGACCACGCTCTCTTTCATCTCGATAGTCGCCCTGGCAATCATCCTTTACTTCTGGTGGGGTTTCACCGTACTCCCCGACGAGCAGTGGCAGATCCTGGCGACGGTTCCCGTGGCGAAGGCGGCGCCGGAGTCGTGGCGCGGCGTCAACCTCACCTGGTACGGCCTCCTCACCGCCAACGCCTACGCGGCCGCCGTGGCGATATTCTTCATCCTGCTGGGGGCTATCAGGGTCACGCCGACGGGGGTGGCCATCCTGGCAGTCGCCCTCCTCCTTGTCTGCGTCCCCGCCTCGCGGCTCGTGGCGCGGATTGTGGAGAAGAAATCCCATACCTTCACGGTGGGCGGCGCGGTCTTTGTCGGCATCGTCATCGCCCCCTGGCTCATCCCGCTGGTGAACCGCACCGCGGGGGTGGCGCTCGGCTTCTACCTCCCCCCCCTGGCGACCCTCGCTGCCATTGCCATCGCGTACTCGTTCGGCGAGGGGCTCGGCCGCATGGCCTGCATCAGCTTCGGCTGCTGCTACGGCAAGCCGCTGCAGGACGCCCCGTCGCTCCTGCGCCGGATCTTTGCCGGAAGCTGCTTCATTTTTTCGGGGGGGACAAAGAAGATCGCCTATGCCCATGGGCTGGAGGGAGTCCGGGTGCTGCCGGTCCAGGCGATAACCGCGGTCCTCTACGCGGCCTGCGGGCTCTTCGCGACGGTTCTCTTTCTGGAAGGGAAAACCGCCATTGCCTTTATCACGGCAACGGCGGTGACCCAGGCCTGGCGGTTCCTCTCCGAGACCCTCCGGGCGGACTACCGGGGAGAGGGGCGCATTTCGCCGTACCAGATCATGGGGGTCCTGGGAATTTTGTACGCCGGGGTGGGAGCATTTCTGCTGAGGGGCGAATCCGCGCGGGGTGCCGACCTGACGGCGGCTCTCTCGGCGCTCTGGGATCCCGCCATGATTCTCTTCCTTCAGGCGCTCTGGCTGGCGATCTTCTGCTACACCGGCCGAAGCACCGTGACCGGTGCGACCCTCACCTTCCACGTCCACCGGGAACGGGTATGA
- a CDS encoding Ppx/GppA phosphatase family protein, whose translation MKQNRLAAIDIGTNSIRCIVVEVMKNGKFRVLDDEKATVRLGEGLSTSGRISPAAWERALAALVRMKKIVAGYGVQAIEAVATSAVREAANGAAFIEAIRSEVGIEVAVISGEEEAELASLSVRNHFDMEGVRYAMVDIGGGSLEVVTARGGLIEEIYSLDLGAVFLTEKYLAGDPVKASEIQKLRRYIRRRLKGIFADERPVVQSLVGSGGTITSLAAMVMALRNEEYGSIHRYEVLRSEVVHLLAMLARKSLKERREIPGLNPDRADIIIAGITVVDELMRMFDANLLRVNERGIREGLILKSLRKHELVAEESERHTWRDSVLDFARSCHVEEEHALHVAQLSLQIFDAVNPLYNLGEGARRMLEAAAILHDVGYFINYSSHHKHSYHLIRHADLFGFAPREREIIANIARYHRKALPKKKHDAYLRLVEADRLLVSRLGGILRLADGLDRRRSSVVQSVTCTPANGNFLVTLLSRDEISVELFGAKLKGDLFEDAFKRKLVFVAESPSVEEGPAAAG comes from the coding sequence GTGAAGCAGAACAGGCTGGCTGCCATTGACATAGGGACCAACTCGATCCGCTGCATCGTCGTGGAGGTGATGAAGAACGGGAAATTCAGGGTCCTTGACGACGAAAAGGCGACGGTGCGCCTTGGCGAAGGGCTTTCCACCAGCGGCAGGATATCGCCGGCGGCGTGGGAGCGGGCCCTGGCTGCCCTGGTCCGGATGAAGAAAATCGTCGCCGGGTACGGCGTTCAGGCCATTGAGGCGGTGGCCACGAGCGCCGTCCGGGAAGCGGCCAACGGCGCGGCGTTTATCGAGGCCATCCGCAGTGAGGTGGGGATCGAGGTTGCCGTGATCAGCGGCGAGGAAGAGGCGGAGCTCGCCTCCCTGTCGGTCCGCAACCACTTCGACATGGAAGGGGTTCGCTACGCCATGGTCGACATCGGGGGGGGGAGCCTGGAGGTGGTGACCGCCCGCGGGGGGCTCATCGAGGAAATCTACTCCCTCGACCTGGGAGCGGTCTTCCTGACGGAAAAATATCTCGCTGGCGACCCGGTGAAGGCGAGCGAGATCCAGAAGCTGCGCCGGTATATCCGCCGGCGGCTGAAGGGGATCTTCGCCGATGAGCGCCCCGTGGTCCAATCCCTCGTCGGCTCCGGAGGCACCATAACCTCCCTCGCTGCCATGGTCATGGCCCTGCGCAACGAGGAGTACGGCTCGATCCACCGCTACGAGGTCCTCCGTTCGGAGGTGGTGCATCTCCTGGCGATGCTGGCGAGAAAGAGCCTCAAGGAGCGGCGGGAGATCCCCGGACTCAACCCCGACCGGGCGGACATCATCATCGCGGGGATCACGGTGGTGGACGAGCTGATGCGGATGTTCGACGCCAACCTGCTGCGGGTCAACGAACGGGGAATCCGGGAAGGGCTCATCCTCAAGAGCCTGCGCAAGCATGAACTGGTGGCCGAAGAATCAGAGCGGCACACCTGGCGCGATTCCGTTCTGGACTTCGCCCGCTCCTGCCATGTCGAGGAAGAGCATGCCCTCCATGTGGCGCAGCTCTCGCTCCAGATATTCGACGCCGTCAATCCCCTCTACAACCTTGGCGAGGGGGCGCGGAGGATGCTCGAAGCCGCGGCGATCCTCCATGATGTGGGTTATTTCATCAACTATTCCAGCCACCACAAACATTCCTACCACCTGATCCGCCACGCGGACCTGTTCGGCTTCGCCCCGCGGGAACGGGAGATCATCGCCAACATCGCCCGCTATCACCGCAAGGCGCTTCCGAAGAAGAAGCACGATGCCTACCTGAGGCTGGTCGAAGCCGACCGGCTTCTGGTCTCGCGCCTCGGCGGCATCCTGCGCCTGGCGGACGGACTCGACCGCCGGCGTAGCAGCGTGGTGCAGTCGGTGACCTGCACCCCCGCCAACGGCAACTTCCTCGTCACCCTCCTGAGCCGGGACGAGATCTCGGTGGAACTCTTCGGCGCCAAGCTGAAGGGGGATCTGTTCGAAGACGCCTTCAAAAGAAAGCTCGTTTTCGTGGCAGAATCGCCGTCGGTCGAGGAAGGCCCGGCGGCTGCAGGGTAG
- a CDS encoding dTMP kinase, whose amino-acid sequence MPMQFYGEGIPGVKPEELIGRLIVIEGADGSGRSTQMELLRDYLENKGHATLNVGLRRSTLVSDELNEAKQGNVLGEITRSLFYATDFADQLENRIIPALKAGFIVLADRYIYTLMARDVVRGADPEWVRSLYGVALVPHLVIYLRVSPGQLVERNFRKNATLDYWESGMDLGLSRDIFDSFMQYQRLIQKQFSLMQTEYGFHVVNGNRSVRSVAGEISLKVEAALEL is encoded by the coding sequence ATGCCCATGCAATTCTATGGTGAAGGAATACCGGGCGTTAAGCCCGAGGAACTTATCGGCAGGTTGATTGTCATCGAAGGGGCCGACGGCTCGGGGCGCTCGACCCAGATGGAGCTGCTCCGCGACTACCTGGAGAACAAGGGGCACGCCACCCTGAACGTGGGGCTGCGCCGCTCAACCCTCGTATCCGACGAGTTGAACGAGGCGAAACAGGGAAACGTCCTGGGCGAGATCACCCGCAGCCTCTTCTACGCCACCGATTTTGCGGATCAGCTGGAGAACCGGATCATCCCGGCCTTGAAGGCTGGCTTCATCGTTCTTGCCGACCGTTACATCTACACCCTCATGGCGCGGGACGTGGTCCGCGGTGCCGACCCCGAGTGGGTCCGCTCGCTCTACGGCGTCGCCCTGGTTCCCCACCTGGTCATCTACCTGCGCGTCAGCCCGGGCCAGCTGGTGGAGCGAAACTTCCGCAAAAACGCCACCCTCGACTACTGGGAATCGGGGATGGACCTGGGGCTCTCCCGCGACATTTTCGACAGCTTCATGCAGTATCAGCGCCTGATCCAGAAGCAGTTCAGCCTGATGCAGACTGAATATGGCTTTCACGTGGTGAACGGCAACCGCTCGGTCCGCTCGGTTGCCGGCGAGATCTCCCTCAAGGTCGAAGCGGCACTGGAGTTGTAA
- a CDS encoding CHAD domain-containing protein, translated as MDDLFRRWKRVGETFDPEEIHDLRVSSRRLREALLLFNPAYSPDAIVRVAKKVRRVTRLLGEMRNTDEALLFFSDLADAPELPDCAPLHLLISRFEELRGEERQRLETALSSLDPAAMRSLFARTVNSPYLFSPPPAGIDPFEPFAAFARESMEQRLADLLALVPAARSEENIAAQHQLRIAVKHYRYRLEIISLLMTDGYEELHGAVKSYQETLGKMHDLDVFAGIVHEAGFPPAEEAPLLDAIAERRGRFYARFAVMLERIPLETIGERVRSAL; from the coding sequence GTGGACGATTTGTTCCGGCGCTGGAAGAGGGTCGGGGAGACCTTCGACCCGGAAGAGATCCACGACCTCCGGGTGTCGTCCCGTCGTCTCCGGGAAGCGCTGCTCCTGTTTAATCCGGCCTATTCCCCCGATGCCATCGTCCGGGTTGCGAAGAAGGTCCGAAGGGTGACGCGGCTTCTGGGGGAGATGCGCAACACGGACGAGGCGCTTCTCTTCTTCAGCGACCTGGCGGACGCTCCGGAACTGCCGGATTGCGCGCCGCTCCACCTGCTCATCTCCCGGTTTGAGGAACTGAGGGGAGAGGAGCGGCAGAGGCTGGAGACGGCGCTCTCCTCGCTGGATCCGGCGGCCATGCGGAGCCTCTTCGCCCGGACCGTCAACAGCCCGTACCTCTTTTCCCCGCCGCCGGCCGGCATCGACCCCTTCGAACCCTTTGCCGCTTTCGCCCGGGAGAGTATGGAGCAGCGCCTGGCCGATCTCCTGGCTCTGGTGCCGGCGGCCCGAAGCGAGGAGAACATCGCGGCCCAGCACCAACTCCGCATTGCCGTGAAGCATTACCGCTACCGGCTGGAGATCATCTCTCTTCTCATGACAGACGGTTATGAGGAGCTCCACGGCGCGGTGAAGAGCTACCAGGAAACGCTGGGGAAGATGCACGACCTGGACGTCTTCGCGGGGATCGTGCACGAAGCGGGATTTCCCCCCGCCGAGGAGGCTCCCCTCTTGGATGCCATTGCCGAACGACGCGGTCGTTTTTATGCCCGCTTTGCGGTGATGCTGGAACGGATCCCCCTGGAAACCATCGGAGAGCGGGTGAGGAGCGCATTGTGA
- a CDS encoding methyl-accepting chemotaxis protein: MTITTKLRLNALIVASVVCLLAGTGIVSLGLVKGKLSYLIQTSTPFQVRTTELQQKIQEAVAALVKLSVAANTQEFSQAKGALGEALGEVKKSQDALEGLSGQRSDIHDELSRTAGQLTAVTEKRLKAEGDVAAAHRTITERSQRMAATLRELDGRITALQATNARSFAKSFGASKGATAQRVNLETLRASLDQLQLLLATLPAARERKQVVVLKSRLNGIVDNFLENPTVRESKEFTAGGKAIRQKIADILALHGQLLKQPDDGGRQKLDELIAETKEQSIGSLIASFDVAVERASHDSSAAGRAQETAFQQSNVSAGILAENATLVAAGLTLDGIATRLFIADTPEEIARLEAEMNRLFSRIDASQRGLEKALASARATAELKLLKTAEGSLRDMRGLLSGGEGIIARVRGELALKRDAARMNEEMRVMVQRYAEKGRAEIMTAHKEQEDSARGVNRIVRLSITTLAAVGGAVLVFTIFFSTVVGRSITRPIRELGDIAQCFGSGDFSRRMDETRRDEFGALAVPFNQASSRISEITGKLSEAIRYLADHSRHLSGTAGELSEGARGQALQTAQSASAMTEMTQTITEVAGNALAAAEASRDALSTATRGNEVVTETLAGMELIAVSVRETATLINRLGIRSEKIGDIVRTIEEIADQTNLLALNAAIEAARAGEVGLGFAVVADEVRKLAHHTTEATAEIAGMVRDIQEGITHSVSAMETGNARVVEGVRKAGEARQALEAIVEASNRGTDMVGRIATASEEQSATAQQVAASVESIADITRRTEAETDEIMRSSSELQRIADELSSMAAWFKVSGNRAA, encoded by the coding sequence ATGACCATAACCACCAAACTCCGCCTGAACGCCCTTATCGTCGCCAGCGTCGTCTGCCTCCTGGCGGGGACCGGCATCGTCAGCCTCGGCCTCGTTAAAGGCAAACTTTCCTATCTCATCCAGACGAGCACCCCGTTCCAGGTCCGGACCACCGAGCTGCAGCAGAAGATCCAGGAGGCCGTCGCCGCGCTGGTGAAGCTGAGCGTGGCCGCCAATACCCAGGAATTCTCCCAGGCAAAAGGAGCGCTGGGCGAGGCCCTCGGCGAGGTGAAGAAGTCCCAGGACGCCCTTGAGGGTCTCTCGGGGCAGCGAAGCGACATCCACGACGAGCTGTCGCGCACCGCCGGACAGCTGACGGCAGTGACCGAGAAGCGGCTGAAGGCGGAGGGGGATGTGGCGGCCGCTCACCGGACCATTACGGAGCGGAGCCAGAGGATGGCGGCCACGCTGCGTGAGCTCGACGGCCGCATCACGGCGCTCCAGGCGACCAATGCCCGGAGCTTCGCGAAGTCCTTCGGTGCCTCCAAAGGGGCCACTGCCCAGCGGGTCAACCTTGAGACGCTCCGTGCCTCCCTCGATCAGCTCCAGCTGCTCCTGGCGACACTCCCGGCCGCCAGGGAGCGGAAACAGGTGGTTGTCCTCAAGAGCAGGCTCAACGGCATCGTCGACAACTTCCTGGAAAACCCCACCGTCCGCGAATCGAAGGAATTCACCGCCGGCGGCAAGGCCATCAGGCAGAAGATTGCCGACATCCTCGCCCTCCATGGCCAGTTGCTGAAGCAGCCCGATGACGGGGGCCGGCAGAAGCTCGACGAGCTCATTGCCGAGACGAAGGAGCAGAGCATCGGTTCCCTCATCGCCTCCTTCGACGTGGCGGTGGAGCGGGCAAGCCACGACTCCTCTGCCGCCGGCCGCGCCCAGGAGACAGCCTTCCAGCAATCCAATGTCTCGGCCGGGATTCTGGCCGAAAACGCCACCCTTGTCGCCGCCGGCCTGACGCTGGACGGCATCGCCACCCGCCTCTTCATCGCCGACACCCCCGAGGAGATCGCTCGTCTGGAGGCGGAGATGAACCGGCTTTTCTCCCGGATCGACGCCAGCCAGCGGGGGCTGGAAAAGGCCCTGGCCTCGGCGCGGGCCACGGCAGAGCTGAAGCTCCTGAAGACGGCGGAGGGTTCCCTGCGGGATATGCGCGGGCTGCTGAGCGGCGGGGAAGGGATCATCGCCCGCGTCCGCGGAGAGCTCGCCCTCAAGCGTGACGCCGCGAGGATGAACGAAGAGATGCGGGTGATGGTGCAGCGCTATGCGGAAAAGGGGCGGGCGGAAATCATGACCGCCCACAAGGAGCAGGAGGATTCGGCGCGGGGAGTCAACCGGATCGTACGCCTGAGCATCACCACCCTCGCCGCCGTCGGCGGGGCCGTCCTCGTCTTTACGATCTTCTTCAGCACCGTGGTCGGCCGCAGCATCACCCGACCGATCAGGGAGCTGGGGGATATCGCCCAGTGCTTCGGCAGCGGCGACTTCTCGCGGCGGATGGACGAGACGCGCCGGGACGAGTTCGGCGCACTGGCGGTACCGTTCAATCAGGCCTCGTCACGGATTTCGGAGATAACCGGCAAGCTCTCCGAGGCGATCCGCTACCTGGCCGACCATTCCCGGCACCTCTCTGGCACCGCCGGGGAACTCTCGGAAGGGGCGCGGGGCCAAGCGCTGCAGACGGCCCAGTCGGCCTCCGCCATGACGGAGATGACCCAGACCATCACGGAAGTGGCCGGCAACGCCCTGGCGGCGGCCGAGGCCTCCCGGGATGCACTCTCCACCGCCACCCGGGGGAACGAGGTGGTCACCGAAACCCTGGCCGGCATGGAGCTCATCGCCGTATCGGTGCGGGAGACGGCGACCCTCATCAACCGGCTCGGCATCCGCTCGGAGAAGATCGGGGACATCGTCCGGACCATCGAGGAGATCGCCGACCAGACCAACCTCCTGGCCCTCAACGCCGCCATCGAGGCGGCCCGGGCGGGCGAGGTGGGGCTCGGATTTGCCGTGGTGGCCGACGAGGTGCGCAAGCTCGCCCATCACACCACGGAGGCGACCGCCGAGATCGCCGGCATGGTCCGGGACATTCAGGAAGGGATCACCCACTCGGTGAGCGCCATGGAGACCGGCAATGCCCGGGTTGTGGAGGGGGTGCGCAAGGCGGGGGAGGCGCGGCAGGCCCTGGAGGCGATCGTGGAGGCTTCCAACCGGGGGACCGACATGGTCGGGCGGATCGCCACCGCCTCCGAGGAGCAATCGGCCACCGCCCAGCAGGTGGCCGCCAGCGTCGAGAGCATCGCCGACATCACGCGCCGGACCGAGGCCGAAACCGACGAGATCATGCGCTCCTCCTCCGAACTGCAGCGGATTGCGGACGAACTCTCCAGCATGGCCGCATGGTTCAAGGTGAGCGGAAACCGGGCGGCGTAG
- a CDS encoding substrate-binding domain-containing protein, whose product MRKTFVLLTICSLAITASAGAETIKLCGSSTVTKKVISKIQEPFRQATGIDLAVNPNGSGNGAKDLLAGTCDASMASESLKELQQGVPGLAAPDVKANVVAEDEIKVFVNKANPVSKLTREEVKGLHTGAIKNWKEVGGANADVVVVTSHKGSGNRSAFMNLVMDGQPYSADAVETATDVAELKEVATMKEAISAIGEAFINDTVKVVETPKIARQLLIITKGEPKPGVARLLTFIGGEGQKFLK is encoded by the coding sequence ATGAGGAAAACGTTTGTACTTCTGACAATCTGTTCGCTGGCGATTACGGCATCAGCCGGTGCCGAGACGATCAAACTCTGCGGATCGTCGACCGTCACCAAGAAGGTGATCTCGAAGATCCAGGAGCCGTTCCGTCAGGCCACCGGGATCGACCTTGCCGTCAACCCCAACGGTTCGGGGAACGGGGCAAAGGATCTCCTTGCCGGGACGTGCGACGCGAGCATGGCCTCCGAAAGCCTGAAGGAGCTCCAGCAGGGGGTGCCGGGGCTGGCCGCTCCCGATGTCAAGGCGAACGTCGTGGCAGAGGACGAGATCAAGGTCTTCGTCAACAAGGCAAATCCCGTCTCGAAGCTGACCCGCGAGGAGGTGAAGGGGCTTCATACCGGTGCGATCAAGAACTGGAAGGAGGTAGGGGGAGCCAATGCCGACGTTGTGGTGGTGACCTCCCACAAAGGGTCCGGGAACCGTTCCGCGTTCATGAATCTCGTCATGGACGGCCAGCCGTACTCGGCCGACGCCGTTGAAACCGCAACCGACGTGGCGGAACTCAAGGAAGTGGCGACCATGAAGGAGGCAATATCGGCCATCGGCGAGGCGTTCATCAACGATACGGTCAAGGTGGTGGAGACTCCGAAGATCGCCCGGCAGCTCCTTATCATCACCAAGGGTGAGCCGAAGCCGGGCGTTGCCCGACTGCTGACGTTCATCGGCGGCGAGGGACAGAAATTTCTCAAGTAG
- a CDS encoding phosphatidylserine decarboxylase — translation MHLSLQHQYIDRESGEVRTEQLIGDRMVRLLYTGARENAPIFFRLATSSWSTALLGYLNFDFPLRSAGNFMAQCGIDPTECLVPPDRLDTPRKVFERQIRYWECRPLPEGPGTIVCPADARVLVGSFAETSSLFLKEKFFSFEELLGGRREWLRAFTGGDFAIFRLTPDKYHYNHLPVSGRVVDCYEVDGTYHSCNPTAVVTVATPYSKNKRVVTVIDTDVPRGSCVGLVAMVEVVALMIGEIAPCYSAHRYDAPQPPEPGMFVEKGQPKSLFRPGSSTDVLLFQKGRVRFADDLLRNLEHPTATSRFTRGFERPLVETDVTVRSLLAHAIAG, via the coding sequence ATGCACCTCTCACTGCAGCACCAGTACATCGACCGGGAGAGCGGGGAAGTCCGGACGGAGCAGCTGATCGGCGACCGGATGGTGAGGCTGCTCTACACCGGAGCCCGGGAAAACGCACCGATCTTCTTCCGGCTCGCCACTAGCAGCTGGTCGACGGCTCTCCTCGGCTACCTCAATTTCGACTTTCCCCTCCGCTCGGCAGGGAACTTCATGGCACAGTGCGGCATCGACCCGACGGAATGCCTCGTCCCCCCCGACCGGCTCGACACCCCCCGCAAGGTATTCGAACGCCAGATCCGCTACTGGGAATGCCGCCCCCTTCCGGAGGGGCCCGGCACCATCGTCTGCCCGGCGGATGCCCGGGTGCTCGTCGGCTCCTTCGCGGAGACATCGAGCCTCTTCCTGAAGGAAAAGTTCTTCTCCTTCGAGGAGCTCCTCGGCGGCCGGCGGGAATGGCTCCGCGCCTTCACCGGCGGGGACTTCGCCATCTTCCGCCTCACCCCCGACAAATACCATTACAACCATCTCCCCGTCTCCGGGCGGGTCGTCGACTGCTACGAAGTCGACGGGACCTACCACTCCTGCAACCCGACGGCGGTGGTGACGGTCGCCACCCCCTATTCGAAGAACAAGCGGGTAGTGACCGTCATCGACACCGATGTCCCCCGCGGCAGCTGCGTCGGCCTCGTGGCGATGGTGGAAGTGGTGGCGCTCATGATCGGCGAGATCGCCCCCTGCTACAGCGCCCACCGCTACGATGCGCCCCAGCCGCCGGAACCGGGGATGTTCGTGGAGAAGGGGCAGCCCAAAAGCCTCTTCCGCCCGGGGAGCAGCACCGACGTCCTGCTTTTCCAGAAAGGACGGGTGCGGTTCGCCGATGATCTGCTCCGCAACCTGGAGCACCCCACCGCCACAAGCCGCTTCACCCGCGGGTTCGAGCGCCCCCTGGTGGAAACCGACGTCACGGTCCGCTCCCTTCTTGCCCACGCCATAGCCGGTTAA
- a CDS encoding pyruvate kinase: protein MSAPGKGTTDRSGGWNRGELLPLIAELQELMQGMHALEEGCAPYQSAIHPQWRGSVNNLLHYLAMRRRDIRPLQDKLALLGLSSLGRAEKHVLASIASVHKILLSIAGLPPTPPVELPVSFDAGRLLLEEHTERLLGPKPGQRRVRIMVTMPSEAGEDYLLVRELLDAGMDCMRINCAHDGPAVWERMIENLRRAKRELGKKCRILMDLGGPKLRTGTVESGNRVVKWRPRRDPFGRVLEPARIWLAPQGSADPPDEIADAMLSLPEKWLASLRTGDSVEFSDARGASRSLLIVGEAGPCRWAEAVKTAYVTTGTIFHRRRTGKSAKEDGRAGRVGEIIPRDPHILLKRGEMLVLTRAPIPGREAQRDARGKIIHPASIACTLPEVFDSIHPGERIWFDDGKIGGIVRTVTRDQVRVEITHARPQGEKLRGEKGINLPDTKLGLAAMTAQDEENLRFVVKHAHMVGMSFVQDVEDVYRLQRALKELGGEQCGIVLKIETRRGFEMLPDLLLAAMGSQNVGVMIARGDLAVECGYERLAEAQEEILWLCEAAHMPAIWATQVLETLAQSGLPSRAEITDAAMGERAECVMLNKGPHIIDAIRALDNILQRMEAHQNKKSHLLRQLRWWEQAHTHCRLPPTS, encoded by the coding sequence ATGTCAGCGCCAGGGAAAGGCACGACCGACCGCTCCGGGGGATGGAACAGGGGGGAACTCCTGCCGCTCATCGCCGAGCTGCAGGAACTCATGCAGGGCATGCACGCGCTGGAAGAAGGGTGTGCCCCCTATCAGTCGGCGATCCATCCCCAGTGGCGCGGCAGCGTCAACAACCTCCTCCACTATCTCGCGATGAGGCGTCGCGATATCCGTCCTCTCCAGGACAAGCTCGCACTCCTCGGTCTTTCGTCCCTCGGAAGGGCCGAAAAGCACGTCCTCGCCTCGATTGCTTCCGTGCACAAAATCCTCCTGAGTATTGCGGGGCTCCCCCCGACACCGCCCGTCGAACTCCCCGTCAGCTTCGACGCGGGGAGACTCCTTCTCGAAGAACACACCGAGCGTCTCCTGGGGCCGAAACCGGGACAGCGGCGCGTGCGGATCATGGTGACCATGCCGAGCGAGGCGGGGGAGGACTACCTGCTGGTCCGCGAACTTCTGGACGCCGGCATGGATTGCATGCGGATCAACTGCGCGCACGATGGGCCGGCCGTGTGGGAGCGCATGATCGAGAACCTGCGACGGGCCAAGAGGGAGCTCGGGAAGAAGTGCCGGATCCTGATGGATCTGGGCGGGCCCAAGCTCCGCACGGGAACTGTGGAGTCGGGGAACAGGGTCGTCAAGTGGCGCCCCCGACGTGACCCCTTCGGCAGGGTCCTGGAGCCGGCTCGGATATGGCTTGCGCCCCAGGGGAGCGCCGACCCGCCGGATGAGATCGCCGATGCAATGCTTTCTCTTCCCGAGAAATGGCTCGCATCCCTGCGCACCGGCGACTCGGTGGAATTCTCCGACGCCCGCGGCGCATCCCGCTCCCTTCTGATTGTCGGCGAGGCGGGTCCCTGTCGCTGGGCAGAGGCGGTGAAGACCGCCTACGTCACTACCGGCACCATCTTTCACCGCCGACGCACCGGGAAGAGTGCCAAAGAAGACGGCAGGGCCGGGAGGGTCGGGGAGATCATCCCCCGGGACCCTCACATCCTCCTCAAGCGGGGAGAGATGCTGGTGTTGACCCGCGCCCCCATCCCCGGCAGGGAAGCCCAGCGCGACGCCCGGGGAAAGATCATTCACCCCGCCTCCATAGCCTGCACCCTCCCCGAGGTCTTCGACTCCATCCATCCCGGCGAGCGGATCTGGTTCGACGACGGCAAGATCGGGGGAATCGTTCGGACGGTGACCCGCGACCAGGTACGGGTGGAAATCACCCATGCCCGCCCCCAGGGTGAAAAGCTCCGGGGGGAGAAGGGGATCAACCTCCCCGACACAAAACTCGGCCTTGCGGCCATGACCGCCCAGGACGAGGAAAATCTCCGCTTCGTCGTCAAGCATGCCCACATGGTGGGTATGTCATTCGTGCAGGATGTGGAGGATGTGTACAGACTGCAGCGGGCGCTGAAAGAATTGGGGGGCGAGCAGTGCGGAATAGTGCTGAAGATTGAGACGCGACGCGGGTTCGAAATGCTCCCCGACCTGCTCCTCGCGGCAATGGGAAGCCAGAACGTGGGGGTCATGATTGCACGGGGCGATCTGGCCGTCGAATGTGGCTATGAGCGACTTGCTGAGGCGCAGGAAGAGATCCTCTGGCTCTGCGAGGCGGCCCATATGCCGGCAATATGGGCGACCCAGGTACTGGAAACTCTCGCCCAAAGCGGCCTTCCATCCCGCGCGGAGATCACCGATGCAGCCATGGGGGAGCGGGCGGAATGCGTCATGCTCAACAAGGGGCCTCACATCATCGATGCCATCCGTGCCCTCGACAACATTCTCCAACGGATGGAAGCGCACCAGAACAAGAAAAGCCACCTGCTGCGGCAGCTCCGCTGGTGGGAACAGGCCCACACCCATTGCCGCCTCCCGCCGACAAGCTGA